CGCGCCAGAGTGGCGGTGCCGTCGCCGGCTCCACGCTCCCCGGTTACTTCCTCACGACGCCAGGGCTGCGGCTCGCGACGACGTTCTACCCGGACATTCCTTCGCGGCGGCCGGCGCGGCGTGCGCCGTTCCTCTTCGCCCACAGCGTGATGGCCGCCGACGTCGAGCTCGCTTTCCGTCGGGCCACGCGCGGGAATCCCGGGCACGAGCTGGAGCTGTGGGAGTGCGACTGGCAGACCGCAATCAAGCTCGGGAGCAAAAAGCTGCTCCCCGACGCGCGCTTGGTCTATCGCCTGGGCAGGGCGCTGATCGATGCGTTCGTCGAAGTCGATCTGGGAACCGAGGGAACGCGCTTCTTCGCCGGCAAGATCGACCGCTACATCTCGGCCCGCTACGACGGCGATTGGCGCGCCCAGCTGCCGCGCTGGCCGATGACCCTCACTATCACACCCACCGCGGCGCGCGCCGCGGCGCTCTGGGATGCGACGACGGTGCGACTTAAGGAGCACCCGTGGTCCTCGGGCGGGTTGGTGTTCAAGTTCTGTGCGATCGACGCGCTTCTGGGCGAATCCGGAGTCCTCGGCGCTCGCTGGCGCGTCGCCGGGAACAAGGAGTCGTCGCTGTTCGCAAGTCCAGAGCAGCTTGCGGCGGCGAGTCCAGAGCAGCTCGCGGCGGCGCCGGGTGCGTAGCGCGACTTTGTTGAGACGCGTTCGCGCAGTCACGCTTGTGACCGCGAGTAGTGTTCTCCGCGGTCGGTCCGGCGCGGGGAGAAGAACAGATGAAATCCCGCGCAGCAGTGCTCAGGTGGTCGGCCTTGCGTGACAAGAAGGCCGACCTCAAGGAGGTCACAGAGAGCTTCTTGGTCCACCGCCACGACCTATCTCAGGCAACGCAAACCAATTACCGGCTGCAGTTCCGGCTTTATGACGGCTGGGTCGCGGCACAGCTCGGCCGGCCCACG
This region of Candidatus Limnocylindria bacterium genomic DNA includes:
- a CDS encoding replication-relaxation family protein, which gives rise to MTAGRREADVVRLLALHRFLTHPQIEEFLFAESTLTPRSRQVVTWRLLGRLQRQGLVAATPRQSGGAVAGSTLPGYFLTTPGLRLATTFYPDIPSRRPARRAPFLFAHSVMAADVELAFRRATRGNPGHELELWECDWQTAIKLGSKKLLPDARLVYRLGRALIDAFVEVDLGTEGTRFFAGKIDRYISARYDGDWRAQLPRWPMTLTITPTAARAAALWDATTVRLKEHPWSSGGLVFKFCAIDALLGESGVLGARWRVAGNKESSLFASPEQLAAASPEQLAAAPGA